CATTAGGATTTGTAAAGGGATCTTCCTCTAAGATTTATGCGCTTTCGAATGTAGGTCGTGATAAGCTGACCCTGGTCGAATATGACGCCTCAAGCGGAACAGAAATAAAAGAAATATTTGGTCATCCTGATGTCGATCTCAATTCGACCGGCTATTCCAATGAATTGAATGAGATGGTATACGCCGGTTTTGCGCTTAAGAAAGAAACACGTGTGTTTTTTAACGAGAAGGTCAAACAGGTAAATGATCGGATCAGGGCAAAAGTAGATCAGGCTGAGATTGAGTTTATAGACCGTGACTCTTCATTGAATCATTTTATTTTTAAAAGCTACACAGATCAAAATCCTGGAGCGATCTATTATTATAATGTCGCAGAGGATAAATTAATGAAACTGGCAGACCTGAATCCTAAGATTGCTAATCGTCAGATGTCAGCGATGGAACCTATGACTTATCAGACAAGGGACGGACTGACCATTCAGGGATATATCACTTATCCGTTAAATAAGGATAGGAAGAACCTCCCTGTCGTAGTTATTCCACATGATGGTCCTAACGGACGTGTCGATTGGGGATTCCAGCCTGAAGTGCAATTTCTGGCGAGCCGGGGTTATGTTGTCTTTCAGATGAATTACCGCGGTTCTGTAGGGTACGGTAAGAAATTCTGGGTTTCAGGTTTCAAAGAGTGGGGCGGAAAGATCCAGAATGATATTACAGACGGTGTCATGCTGCTTATTCATGAGGGTATTGCAGATCGTAATAAGATCGCAATTATGGGGAATGGCTTTGGGGGCTATTCGGCATTATATGCGGCCTGTTTTAACTCTTCTTTGTACGCTTGTGCTATTTCAAATTCAGGTTATACTAATCTGTTTACCTATTTTAAACAAGTGCCTCCTTATTTCAAACCTTATGTCCAGTTTTATTATCAGGTTGTGGGGAATCCGGAGACCGAATCAGATCTCTTTAAAGCTATTTCACCTGTTTTTCATTCGGATAAAGTAAAAATACCTATTTTTATGGTTCAGGGCGGACGTGACAAGTTCAGTTCTGTAAATGATGCAAATCAATTTGTGCAACGTCTTAAAAATAACAATGTGCCTGTGCAGTATATTGTTAAGGATGATGAAGGAAGACGATTTAAAAATGAAGAGAACATTGTCTCTTATTACCAGGAGATGGAAGTCTTTCTGAACAAATATTTAAAATAATCCTGAATCTTAATATGCACGAGACTTATATCATATGAGTACTTCAACAAAGTATACATACCGTAAAAATATTGGTTTACTTATTGCCTTTGTGGTATTTGTAACCATACTTTATGTGGTGTCTGTATTCTTTGCACGAACGATGATCTCCAATTTTGTGGATAGCGAATTTGCGAACCGCAAGGTAGAGGTGTATGATAAATCTTTAGTGCCTTTTAATGACTTCTTCCAAAACAGAATTCCTGAAATTTCGTATTATCAGGGGTTTCTTGATACAAATGAAGCGAAGGGTATGATCGATAATATTCTGCGCAAATATCCTTTCGTCAGAGAAACAATGTTTTATGATATCGCTATTACAAATGATGAAGAAGAAGGATATGAGATCAAATACAATAATCTGCTTATACAGTCCAGATCTGTATTTTCTTATTCGCTAAATGAAAATCATCATCTGATATCAAAGCGTCTGGAAGATAATAATCTCAAAAATTATTCGGACGACTTTAATAATATGACCGTCAAGCTGGTCAGTTTTCTGGACCGGGTAAATGATTCGACAAAGCTTACTGATAATTTGATCTTTAAGATCTTTTACGATATGACGCCCGGAAAGATCGCATATATGAATATTCCACGTATCGGCGATCTGGTTTCCTATCGTGAATTGTTAAGAGGAGCTATCAAACAGCCTGTTAGTTATGATCAGGATCTTTTTGTCTTCTATATAGATCCACGTAAGATCAGAATTACCAATGTCTATCCTAATCTATATGAAAATATAGAAATCGTACCCCTGGTAAGTGTCAATCTGACTGGTGAGAAGCCGTATCTGTATACAGAAGTTTCGCTTCCGGGCGCCCTTTCAGACTACAAGATTACCTTCAGTACATCAGAATCCTTTATTAAAAAAGAGACTAATCGTCGATTTGCTCCTGTTGTACTTGGTATATCATTATTATATATTATTCTGCTGCTAATTGCATATCTTATCTATAGAAATGTGATGATCAATAGCAGGCTTTACCGCTTGCAATATGACTTTATTAATAACCTCACACATGAGTTTAAGACACCCGTAAGTGTTATCAAAATTGCCGGTAACAACATAAAAAGTGCGGAGAAGATCAGTGATGAAGAGCGGACTATGTATGGTAAGATTCTGGATCAGGAAGCCGACAAGCTCAATAGCCTGATGAATAAATTATTGTCATTTACACAAATTGAAAATAAATCCATAAAATTCAAAAGAGAACGGGTAGATTTAAAAGAATTATGTGAAACGATATTTTCAGCTACTAAGATCAGCTATCCGGACCTTAAACTATCTTACCGGATTACAGTCAAAAATGATATGATAACTGATCCGGTATTGTTATCAAGTGTTTTTCAAAATCTGATTGATAATGCGTATAAATATTCTAATCCTTCAAACAAAGTTTTAGATGTTGATATACAACAAAATAAAAAAAATTTTGTTATCATATTCAGGGATGAAGGAATAGGCATTAATAAACAAGAATACCAGAATATATTTAAGAAGTTTTATAGAGTAAAGAATCAATATAATCAACAGGGAAGTATAGGTCTTGGGTTGGCATTTTGCAAGGAGATTACTGAATTTATGGGAGGTGATATCCGTGTAGATAGCCAACTTGGTAAGGGGACTACCTTTACTTTGACGTTCCCGGTCTAAAATAATGATAAAAGATATGCAAAAGGATATTACAATTGCTGTAGTAGAAGATGATGAGAATCTACGTTTCTTGGTAAGTCATCGGTTACAGTCTGAGAATTACAAAGTAATTCAGTCCGGAAATGGGCTGGATGCTGAAAAAATGATTTTAGATGAAAGACCTGATATTGTTTTATTAGATTGGATGCTTCCCGGTAAGGAAGGTAACATCGTTTGTGAAGATGTGCGTAAAGCAGGGTTTGAGAACATTATTATTATGATGACTGCCAAATCTCAGGATATAGATAAAATCGATGCCTACAGTTTTGGAGTGACAGATTATATAACCAAACCATTCAATATGGATGTGTTAGTTGCGATGATCGAGAATAAAGTGAGATTCTTTGTTCCTAAGAGCGGAGCGGAGGTGTATCACTTTGGCAGTACAGAACATCATCCCAATGTACACTCTTTAGTGAGAGATGGAAAGAAGATCGAGTTGACAATTCTGGAAAACAGGATCTTGTTGCATTTTCTTCAAAATGTGGGTAAAGAAATTACCCGTGAGGAGCTGATGGAAGTCGTTTGGGGATATAGCTCCAATGTCAATACAAGAACGTTGGATATGCATGTGGTGAGACTTCGTAAAAAGATCGAAAAGAACCCGGATAAGCCACATTATCTGCAGACAGTGAGAGGATTGGGGTATAAATTTATTGACGAAGACGAGTAAAATATATAACAAGATAGTTTTTGTTTATTTCAAAACAATTGTTATCTTCGTAAATATAGCAAGACCATGTTGTCCGAACAGGACAGGATGGTCTTGTCTTTTTATGTTTTGAAAAGTTAAAAAAGTTAAATAATTATGGCAGAAGTAACTTATTACAACCAGGAGGGATTAGATAAACTCAAAGAAGAGTTGCATCAACTGAAGACAGAGGGAAGAGCTAACATCGCAAAGGCTATCGCTGAAGCTAGAGACAAAGGTGATTTGTCAGAGAATGCTGAATACGATGCGGCAAAGGAAGCTCAAGGTTTACATGAAGCAAAAATTGCTAAGCTGGAAGATGTTCTTTCCAGTGCACGACTTATTGATGAGTCCAAATTAGATACATCAAAGGTATTAGCATTATCTATTGTACGTATCAAAAACAAAAAGAACGGTTCGGAAATGACATATCAGCTTGTTTCTGAAACAGAAGCTGATCTTAAATCAGGTAAAATATCGGTTAAATCACCAATTGCACAAGGTCTGCTTGGAAAATCAAAAGGAGATACGGCAACTATTGAAGTTCCGGCTGGTAAAATCGAATTCGAGATCATGGAAATTTCGAGATAATAATATTGTAGGTTATAGGCGGTTTTGCCATAACCGCAATAATCTCAAATAAACATATAAAAAAGCGGTTACAGATATTGTAACCGCTTTTTTTATAGGTTAACTTCCAGAGAGTTATTGTATTTCTTCAGACTGCTGATAAAAGCAGGAATGTCTGTTATTACCTGATGACTATGCTGTATTCCTGCGGGAAGTGCTTTCTTCAGAACCATATGAGCAACTTCTGTCGCCATGTATGCAGTGATTTTTCCTTCTCCATTTCCGGATATAGTACAACACATCTCTGTTTGATCAGGGGTTCTGCTGACAACCTTTATCCCAAAAATATCACTTCCGATGGTCAGGTTATGAAAGAGTCTGATCAATAGACGTTGCAATCCGGAATAACTAAAAATAGATGTGAGTCTCAGGCTAGTCATCAATGCCATTATTTTTGTAAACAGCTTACTGTCGAAAGCCATGCGCGTAAATACTTTTCTGACAGGAGTGGTGTTAAGAAAAGTATGCTGATCAGAGAAATTGAACAGATAGAAGTTTCTTAACCCTTTTAGTAAAGTTTTTTTTGGTGACGTAAAGCTTTTAATAATCCGGGTCTCCCCGTTGACAACAATAGGATAGGCTTTATTAAGATTGTCAAAAGTCCATTTGTACGCGGAGTCCCCATGTTTTTCACCTAAACCCAATAGAATAAAAATATCTGTCTCCTGAACCTGCCCCAGTGTGTTTAGCGTATGTTGTGCCAGCAGGTTAGTCAAACCGGGAGCCAAACCTACACTTAATATAACGGTTGATTTACTATCCTTTATCTTATTTTGCAGAGCTTCTGCTTTCCGGATCATTTTTTGGTCTGCCGTGATGTCTATATAATGAATATCTCTTTTCAGACACTCCTCTATGATT
The Sphingobacterium spiritivorum genome window above contains:
- a CDS encoding response regulator transcription factor codes for the protein MQKDITIAVVEDDENLRFLVSHRLQSENYKVIQSGNGLDAEKMILDERPDIVLLDWMLPGKEGNIVCEDVRKAGFENIIIMMTAKSQDIDKIDAYSFGVTDYITKPFNMDVLVAMIENKVRFFVPKSGAEVYHFGSTEHHPNVHSLVRDGKKIELTILENRILLHFLQNVGKEITREELMEVVWGYSSNVNTRTLDMHVVRLRKKIEKNPDKPHYLQTVRGLGYKFIDEDE
- a CDS encoding saccharopine dehydrogenase NADP-binding domain-containing protein: MIGKILIIGGYGAVGRIISEHLSERYPEQVIVAGRSFAKAERLSVELQNRVIPSQLDLKTDFDSSILEDIVLVIMCIDQADSIIIEECLKRDIHYIDITADQKMIRKAEALQNKIKDSKSTVILSVGLAPGLTNLLAQHTLNTLGQVQETDIFILLGLGEKHGDSAYKWTFDNLNKAYPIVVNGETRIIKSFTSPKKTLLKGLRNFYLFNFSDQHTFLNTTPVRKVFTRMAFDSKLFTKIMALMTSLRLTSIFSYSGLQRLLIRLFHNLTIGSDIFGIKVVSRTPDQTEMCCTISGNGEGKITAYMATEVAHMVLKKALPAGIQHSHQVITDIPAFISSLKKYNNSLEVNL
- a CDS encoding S9 family peptidase, which translates into the protein MGKIVLNAIAGLLLLIGIGCTNKSDSKLIPVQDFFAIPEKTNFKISPDGKQIAYLGLENHCKNIFILNLEDKSKSKQLTYQADMNVQYFFWANKDKIVYSNTQSPEDSLRLFAIDVHTEASVPLFKPLKRRLRWVNPIVLRDNSLLAAINERDSSVFDVYRVFLDGRPKQLLDKNPGNVISWYGSPDGEVRLALTSDSVEESILYRPNQKTPFKEIVTNDFETNILPLGFVKGSSSKIYALSNVGRDKLTLVEYDASSGTEIKEIFGHPDVDLNSTGYSNELNEMVYAGFALKKETRVFFNEKVKQVNDRIRAKVDQAEIEFIDRDSSLNHFIFKSYTDQNPGAIYYYNVAEDKLMKLADLNPKIANRQMSAMEPMTYQTRDGLTIQGYITYPLNKDRKNLPVVVIPHDGPNGRVDWGFQPEVQFLASRGYVVFQMNYRGSVGYGKKFWVSGFKEWGGKIQNDITDGVMLLIHEGIADRNKIAIMGNGFGGYSALYAACFNSSLYACAISNSGYTNLFTYFKQVPPYFKPYVQFYYQVVGNPETESDLFKAISPVFHSDKVKIPIFMVQGGRDKFSSVNDANQFVQRLKNNNVPVQYIVKDDEGRRFKNEENIVSYYQEMEVFLNKYLK
- the greA gene encoding transcription elongation factor GreA — protein: MAEVTYYNQEGLDKLKEELHQLKTEGRANIAKAIAEARDKGDLSENAEYDAAKEAQGLHEAKIAKLEDVLSSARLIDESKLDTSKVLALSIVRIKNKKNGSEMTYQLVSETEADLKSGKISVKSPIAQGLLGKSKGDTATIEVPAGKIEFEIMEISR
- a CDS encoding sensor histidine kinase, whose protein sequence is MSTSTKYTYRKNIGLLIAFVVFVTILYVVSVFFARTMISNFVDSEFANRKVEVYDKSLVPFNDFFQNRIPEISYYQGFLDTNEAKGMIDNILRKYPFVRETMFYDIAITNDEEEGYEIKYNNLLIQSRSVFSYSLNENHHLISKRLEDNNLKNYSDDFNNMTVKLVSFLDRVNDSTKLTDNLIFKIFYDMTPGKIAYMNIPRIGDLVSYRELLRGAIKQPVSYDQDLFVFYIDPRKIRITNVYPNLYENIEIVPLVSVNLTGEKPYLYTEVSLPGALSDYKITFSTSESFIKKETNRRFAPVVLGISLLYIILLLIAYLIYRNVMINSRLYRLQYDFINNLTHEFKTPVSVIKIAGNNIKSAEKISDEERTMYGKILDQEADKLNSLMNKLLSFTQIENKSIKFKRERVDLKELCETIFSATKISYPDLKLSYRITVKNDMITDPVLLSSVFQNLIDNAYKYSNPSNKVLDVDIQQNKKNFVIIFRDEGIGINKQEYQNIFKKFYRVKNQYNQQGSIGLGLAFCKEITEFMGGDIRVDSQLGKGTTFTLTFPV